The following proteins are co-located in the Leptolyngbya sp. CCY15150 genome:
- a CDS encoding MSMEG_0565 family glycosyltransferase — MRIALLTYSTKPRGSVIHTVELAEALAALGQDVCIFALDKGDGELYRAIACDYQLVPSQPAPPTIDRLIQQRIQDYVDFFQACFERGDAPYDVYHAQDCISANALIMLRSQGYPISHILRTVHHIEDYNSPYLQHCQETSIQLPDRCLCVSRHWQQQLEARYGLDAPLMVNGVNTRRFNGTVNGTESGLKERMGLSGYPIFLTVGGVEPRKNSIRLLQAFAHVLMDYPHSQLVIAGGMTLFDYADYRDAFFAEVERLGITIGRSLILPGLIPDCDMPVLYRCADTFVFPSVKEGWGLVVMEAIASGVPVITANFPPFTEFLSSDQALLVDVEIPEAIASAMHQSLDPALRQFLISNSQAILPHYTWERSAQLHIQQYTSVLSNPQRITL; from the coding sequence ATGCGAATTGCTCTGCTCACCTATTCCACTAAGCCACGCGGTAGTGTGATCCATACCGTTGAATTGGCAGAAGCTCTAGCGGCGCTGGGGCAAGACGTATGTATTTTTGCCTTGGATAAGGGTGATGGAGAACTGTATCGAGCGATCGCCTGTGACTATCAATTGGTGCCCAGTCAGCCCGCCCCACCGACTATCGATCGCCTCATCCAGCAGCGGATTCAGGACTATGTCGATTTTTTCCAAGCTTGTTTTGAGCGCGGTGATGCTCCTTACGACGTCTATCACGCACAGGATTGCATTAGTGCGAACGCGCTGATTATGCTGCGATCGCAGGGATACCCGATTTCCCATATCCTGCGAACGGTTCATCATATTGAAGACTATAACAGTCCTTACCTACAACACTGTCAGGAAACATCTATTCAGTTGCCCGATCGCTGTCTTTGTGTGAGTCGTCATTGGCAGCAACAGCTAGAAGCGCGCTATGGTTTAGATGCGCCACTCATGGTGAATGGTGTCAATACCCGTCGCTTTAACGGTACTGTAAACGGTACTGAATCCGGCTTGAAAGAACGCATGGGGTTATCCGGTTATCCTATTTTTTTAACCGTAGGGGGGGTTGAGCCGCGTAAAAATTCTATTCGTCTTCTCCAAGCATTTGCTCATGTGCTGATGGACTATCCCCACTCGCAGTTAGTGATCGCTGGCGGCATGACGTTGTTTGACTATGCTGATTATCGGGACGCATTTTTTGCCGAGGTTGAGCGACTGGGAATCACCATTGGGCGATCGCTGATCTTGCCAGGGCTGATCCCCGATTGCGATATGCCTGTACTCTACCGTTGTGCCGATACGTTTGTGTTTCCATCGGTTAAGGAAGGCTGGGGATTAGTCGTCATGGAAGCGATCGCCTCTGGGGTTCCAGTGATTACAGCTAATTTTCCCCCCTTCACTGAATTTCTGTCCTCGGATCAGGCGTTATTAGTAGACGTAGAAATACCCGAAGCGATCGCCTCGGCCATGCACCAAAGCCTCGACCCAGCCCTGCGACAATTCCTAATCTCCAATAGCCAAGCGATTTTACCCCACTATACCTGGGAACGCTCCGCCCAGTTACATATCCAGCAATATACGTCAGTTTTATCTAATCCTCAAAGAATAACTCTCTGA
- a CDS encoding MSMEG_0569 family flavin-dependent oxidoreductase: MTTHYSVAIVGGGQAGLAVSYYLKQNGIDHILFEKHKIGYSWRSQRWDSFCLVTPNWQCILPGHPYSGDDPHGFMQRDEIVQYIESYVAVFNPPVKEGVAVHHLYQQGQGFGLETSIGHFTADQVVVATGGYHRPKIPALSQRFAPEIIQIHSSEYKNPESLPDKGVLVIGTGQSGCQIAEDLHLAGKQVHLCVGGAPRSPRTYRGKDVVAWLDEMGYYDLSIDQHPDKHKVRTKTNHYVTGRGGGREIDLRHFALEGMQLYGHLKDIQGSCLTFQPNLKQNLDAADAVAESIKRTIDGFIEKHHIEAPTEPPYQPVWEPQMEQTELDYQSANIGAVIWCTGYTMNYEWIDIPVFDGKGYPGHERGVTVVRGLYFLGLPWLYTWGSGRFSGIDRDAAYLADCIIAKQRVAQPKNSDGINQVALGS, from the coding sequence ATGACCACCCATTACTCAGTTGCTATTGTTGGTGGAGGGCAGGCTGGCCTGGCCGTAAGCTACTATCTCAAGCAAAACGGCATTGATCATATCCTGTTCGAGAAACATAAGATTGGCTATTCCTGGCGATCGCAACGATGGGATTCGTTTTGCTTGGTCACACCCAATTGGCAATGTATTTTACCGGGCCATCCCTACTCTGGTGATGACCCCCACGGTTTTATGCAGCGGGATGAAATTGTTCAGTACATCGAAAGCTATGTGGCGGTCTTCAATCCTCCAGTTAAGGAAGGCGTTGCTGTCCATCATTTGTATCAACAGGGGCAAGGCTTCGGGCTAGAAACCAGCATTGGACATTTCACAGCCGATCAGGTTGTTGTCGCGACGGGCGGCTATCATCGACCCAAAATTCCTGCCCTCTCTCAACGCTTTGCTCCGGAGATCATACAAATTCATTCATCAGAGTATAAAAATCCGGAATCCTTACCCGACAAAGGTGTTCTTGTCATCGGAACCGGACAGTCGGGCTGTCAAATCGCAGAAGATCTCCATCTTGCCGGTAAACAAGTCCATCTTTGTGTGGGAGGGGCTCCCCGTTCTCCTCGAACGTATCGAGGTAAGGATGTAGTTGCCTGGCTAGATGAAATGGGCTACTACGACCTCTCCATCGATCAGCATCCAGATAAGCATAAGGTACGAACAAAAACAAATCACTATGTGACTGGACGAGGCGGTGGACGAGAGATTGACCTGCGGCATTTTGCCCTAGAGGGAATGCAGCTCTACGGGCATCTCAAGGATATTCAAGGGAGTTGCCTTACCTTCCAGCCCAACCTCAAACAAAACTTAGATGCGGCTGATGCCGTAGCCGAAAGCATCAAGCGAACCATTGACGGATTTATTGAGAAGCACCATATTGAAGCGCCAACCGAGCCGCCCTACCAACCGGTATGGGAGCCTCAGATGGAGCAAACTGAACTGGATTATCAATCTGCCAATATTGGTGCGGTGATCTGGTGTACCGGCTATACCATGAACTATGAATGGATTGATATTCCGGTGTTCGATGGTAAAGGATATCCTGGACATGAGCGTGGGGTCACCGTTGTGAGAGGATTATATTTCTTAGGATTGCCGTGGCTCTATACCTGGGGGTCGGGGCGTTTTTCGGGGATTGATCGAGATGCAGCGTATCTGGCAGATTGTATCATAGCTAAGCAGCGAGTCGCCCAACCGAAAAATTCTGATGGGATCAACCAGGTTGCTCTTGGGTCGTAG
- a CDS encoding LuxR C-terminal-related transcriptional regulator has translation MSDSVVDCLNAPRLMFELQRANQIAQDIYACLDTRAIANRVTQGLVNQFNCALARIWLVEPDRTHLKMIGSAGLYTRTDGAFSTVPMGAFKVGKIAQNRVSFLSNNLLDEPWLRDREWALQHQLRGFAGYPLATSDTVIGVLAVFSREALAPEFLEILLSLCTTVTVSLGSALQFQQVQQTWHLAGQGLSALQSPMLSDYLAKLLGLIPLKLVGTERSLDVSLTYLFIKFTELVQPLDCTTCSLTYSTDVVTLDAIVSADALVVTTHDGDIPLSSDAGSTQREQPGNTTAVPSSFRPILLAIASLGGTLTTTVGTLSKVVQITLKLPYSQPATNGYVRVECRSAVLQCAFSQMVTTAGFALSTVPDPSIPLITDQPDQIQGSDRVIWVHPSSMGSPRYPQGVVAQISLDTDSTVLREVIMTVLEGNTWGIHDGENTQKMLSSREHDVMCLLTQGLRDREIAGQLHISESTVKFHINNTLAKLNVKTRVQAVYELMRHGWLEV, from the coding sequence GTGTCCGATTCTGTTGTGGATTGCCTGAATGCACCGCGCCTCATGTTCGAGTTGCAGCGGGCCAATCAGATTGCTCAAGATATCTACGCTTGTCTAGATACTAGGGCGATCGCCAACCGTGTCACTCAAGGGCTGGTCAATCAGTTCAACTGTGCGCTTGCACGCATTTGGTTAGTAGAGCCCGATCGTACACATCTCAAAATGATTGGTTCGGCTGGCCTCTACACCCGCACCGATGGGGCATTCAGCACCGTTCCCATGGGGGCGTTCAAAGTCGGGAAAATTGCCCAGAATCGAGTTTCCTTTCTTAGCAATAATCTCCTAGATGAGCCGTGGCTGCGCGATCGCGAATGGGCGCTCCAGCATCAACTCCGGGGCTTCGCCGGCTATCCCCTGGCAACATCCGACACGGTGATTGGAGTGTTGGCCGTCTTTAGCCGAGAAGCCCTTGCGCCTGAATTCCTAGAAATATTGCTCAGTCTTTGTACCACGGTGACGGTTTCCTTGGGCAGCGCGCTCCAGTTTCAGCAAGTCCAGCAAACCTGGCACCTCGCAGGGCAAGGGCTATCTGCCCTACAATCTCCCATGCTGTCCGATTATCTCGCCAAACTGTTGGGACTTATTCCCCTCAAGTTGGTTGGAACCGAGCGATCGCTCGACGTATCGCTCACCTACCTCTTCATCAAGTTTACGGAGTTGGTTCAGCCGCTCGATTGCACCACCTGTAGTTTGACCTACTCCACGGATGTCGTCACCCTAGATGCGATCGTGTCCGCCGATGCTCTAGTCGTCACGACCCATGACGGCGACATCCCCCTTTCTAGCGATGCTGGATCGACCCAACGGGAGCAACCAGGAAACACAACGGCCGTTCCATCCTCGTTTAGACCGATCCTACTGGCAATTGCTAGTTTGGGTGGCACTCTAACAACCACGGTAGGGACGTTGAGTAAAGTCGTGCAGATTACCCTAAAACTGCCCTACAGCCAGCCCGCCACCAACGGATACGTTAGGGTCGAATGTCGCTCGGCCGTTTTGCAATGTGCCTTTAGCCAAATGGTCACGACTGCAGGGTTTGCCCTGTCAACCGTGCCAGATCCATCCATTCCACTCATTACAGATCAGCCCGATCAGATCCAGGGGAGCGATCGCGTCATTTGGGTTCATCCTTCCTCCATGGGCAGTCCCCGTTATCCCCAAGGCGTTGTCGCCCAAATCAGCCTAGATACAGACTCCACTGTTCTACGGGAGGTGATTATGACCGTCTTAGAGGGCAATACCTGGGGCATCCATGATGGGGAAAACACCCAGAAAATGCTATCGTCCCGCGAACATGATGTGATGTGCTTACTGACCCAAGGGTTGCGCGATCGCGAAATTGCCGGACAGCTTCATATCAGTGAGAGCACCGTCAAATTTCATATCAATAATACGCTGGCAAAACTGAACGTCAAAACGCGTGTACAGGCCGTATATGAACTGATGCGTCATGGGTGGCTAGAGGTTTGA
- a CDS encoding sll0787 family AIR synthase-like protein yields the protein MDDARQLPRLVEQLRHSLGIQQKQDIQLAAQYFRPGTRSLESLSGAFGGLERSADPPVLLGDDCAAIWQGDRHLLFAAEGMLPSLVEAEPWFAGWCAVMVNVSDIYAMGGHPIAIVDALWSPSPAASQELWTGLQAAAAAYGIPVVGGHTNCHSPYAALSVAILGQAQQLITSFHAQAGDVLLMAIDLRGQPFKHYPFWNAATTTDPQRLRDDLSLLPIVAEQGWCDAGKDISMGGVLGTALMLLETSQCGAVIDLEAIPRPPSLDVYPWLHHFPSYGFLLSVRPHQVERIQAQFHGRDLHCEAIGRVDDSQQLTLTWGAETAMLWNLVEQPLTGWAPSGDR from the coding sequence ATGGATGATGCTAGGCAATTGCCCCGTTTGGTGGAGCAGTTACGCCACTCCCTTGGCATTCAGCAGAAACAGGATATTCAACTGGCGGCGCAGTATTTCCGACCGGGGACGCGATCGCTTGAGTCGTTGTCTGGTGCCTTCGGCGGGCTGGAGCGTTCGGCCGATCCGCCTGTTTTGTTGGGAGATGACTGCGCGGCCATTTGGCAGGGCGATCGCCATCTTTTATTCGCCGCCGAGGGAATGCTACCCAGCTTAGTGGAGGCGGAGCCTTGGTTTGCTGGATGGTGTGCGGTGATGGTCAATGTTAGTGATATTTACGCCATGGGCGGGCATCCCATTGCGATCGTGGATGCCCTGTGGTCACCATCGCCGGCAGCCAGTCAAGAGCTATGGACGGGGCTACAGGCCGCCGCTGCCGCCTACGGCATTCCGGTTGTGGGCGGACATACCAATTGCCACAGTCCCTATGCGGCTCTGTCTGTGGCGATTCTGGGGCAGGCGCAGCAGTTGATCACGAGCTTTCATGCCCAAGCCGGAGACGTGCTCTTGATGGCGATTGATCTCCGCGGTCAGCCCTTTAAACACTATCCGTTTTGGAACGCGGCGACGACGACCGACCCGCAGCGGCTACGCGATGATTTATCCTTACTTCCAATAGTGGCAGAACAGGGCTGGTGCGATGCTGGGAAAGATATCAGCATGGGGGGAGTATTGGGAACGGCCCTGATGTTGCTAGAAACCTCTCAGTGTGGCGCGGTGATTGATCTAGAGGCGATTCCCCGCCCGCCATCTTTGGATGTATACCCGTGGCTTCACCATTTTCCGAGCTATGGGTTTTTGCTGAGTGTGCGCCCCCATCAGGTGGAACGAATCCAGGCTCAGTTTCATGGACGCGATCTGCACTGTGAGGCGATCGGGCGGGTGGACGATAGCCAACAACTGACGTTAACCTGGGGCGCTGAGACGGCGATGTTGTGGAATTTAGTAGAGCAGCCCTTGACCGGTTGGGCACCGTCAGGCGATCGCTAA
- a CDS encoding MSMEG_0567/Sll0786 family nitrogen starvation N-acetyltransferase, with translation MTRSTYRFEIAKTATEMREYADLRYQIFCQEQKLFRGSDWDDIDAIAYPIVALTSVQSVYEPYLAPWEQVIGVVRIYEPEPGLWYGGRLGVHPTHRRGWRIGKGLIEKAVMTANTWGCERFLATVQLQNVRFFQRLHWDSLEEIDICGHPHHLMQADLDYYPANGEPRPQGLPQVLEVA, from the coding sequence ATGACTCGATCTACCTATCGATTTGAGATTGCCAAAACCGCCACCGAAATGCGGGAGTATGCCGACCTGCGCTACCAAATTTTTTGTCAAGAACAGAAGCTATTTCGCGGCAGTGATTGGGATGACATTGATGCGATCGCCTATCCGATTGTGGCGCTTACCTCCGTTCAGAGTGTGTATGAACCCTACCTGGCTCCCTGGGAACAGGTGATTGGGGTTGTCCGCATCTACGAACCGGAGCCAGGGCTGTGGTATGGCGGTCGGCTAGGCGTGCATCCTACCCATCGTCGGGGCTGGCGGATTGGGAAAGGTCTGATCGAAAAGGCGGTGATGACGGCCAATACTTGGGGCTGCGAACGGTTTTTGGCCACAGTGCAGTTGCAGAACGTGCGCTTTTTTCAACGGCTACATTGGGATTCACTGGAGGAAATCGATATCTGTGGGCATCCCCATCACCTCATGCAAGCTGATTTGGACTATTATCCGGCCAATGGTGAGCCTCGTCCTCAAGGACTGCCTCAAGTGCTTGAGGTGGCATAG
- a CDS encoding MSMEG_0568 family radical SAM protein, producing the protein MDKQQLLVELQSKGLQLAEQTSGAAGRKGGAGPSDHKAIVVDGTTVMVPVYTGTAAVSPYRLSAAVNSSPVVPSEEVQPTLECHGQAIASVQFPKQPKFYGLQTADGIPYWKIALLHSHDVLATTVLQTCMRYNDRATACQFCAIGQSLAADRTIARKTPDQLAEVTEAAVRLDGIKHVVMTTGTPNTPDRGAAYLTECARAIKARVDIPIQAQCEPPADFSWFERMKAAGINSLGMHLEAVTPEVRDRIMPGKATVSLETYFEAFAAAVQVFGWGQVSTYLLAGLGDSLNALVDTSDRLIQLGVYPFIVPFVPITGTPLEDTAPPDSEFMYRLYQEVGQRLKNAGLSSQDVEAGCAKCGACSALSAFET; encoded by the coding sequence ATGGATAAACAACAGTTACTGGTGGAACTGCAATCGAAGGGGTTGCAGCTTGCCGAACAAACGTCCGGGGCGGCGGGACGTAAAGGCGGGGCTGGCCCATCGGATCATAAGGCGATTGTGGTTGATGGCACGACGGTCATGGTGCCGGTCTACACGGGCACGGCGGCGGTTTCCCCGTATCGCCTTAGCGCGGCGGTCAACAGTTCCCCCGTGGTGCCCAGTGAGGAGGTTCAGCCAACCTTAGAATGCCATGGGCAAGCGATCGCCTCGGTTCAGTTTCCCAAGCAGCCGAAATTCTATGGACTCCAAACGGCTGACGGCATCCCCTACTGGAAAATCGCCCTGCTCCATAGCCACGACGTACTGGCAACAACGGTACTCCAGACCTGCATGCGCTACAATGACCGCGCCACCGCCTGTCAGTTTTGTGCGATCGGGCAATCCTTAGCCGCCGATCGCACCATTGCCCGCAAAACACCGGATCAATTGGCTGAAGTAACCGAAGCGGCGGTGCGGCTCGATGGGATCAAGCACGTGGTGATGACCACCGGCACCCCCAATACTCCCGATCGCGGTGCCGCTTATCTAACGGAATGTGCGCGGGCAATCAAAGCGCGGGTCGATATTCCCATCCAGGCGCAATGCGAACCCCCAGCGGATTTCAGTTGGTTTGAACGGATGAAGGCGGCCGGTATCAATAGCCTGGGAATGCACCTAGAGGCCGTTACCCCCGAGGTGCGCGATCGCATTATGCCTGGGAAAGCCACTGTTTCGCTGGAAACCTATTTCGAAGCCTTTGCCGCAGCGGTACAGGTCTTTGGTTGGGGACAGGTTAGCACCTATCTCCTCGCCGGTTTGGGGGATAGCCTCAATGCCCTGGTGGACACCAGCGATCGCCTCATTCAGCTAGGCGTTTATCCCTTCATTGTCCCCTTTGTACCCATCACCGGTACCCCGCTGGAGGATACTGCCCCGCCCGATAGTGAGTTTATGTATCGCCTCTATCAAGAGGTTGGGCAACGGCTCAAAAATGCAGGACTATCCTCCCAAGATGTCGAAGCTGGCTGTGCCAAGTGTGGGGCCTGCTCTGCCTTATCTGCCTTTGAAACATAG
- a CDS encoding Nit6803 family nitrilase — MIDYSRTVRAAAAQISPVLFSREGTVEKVLGAIAEAAQQGVQLIVFPETLVPYYPYFSFIQPPVLMGKAHMQLYEEAVVVPSPTTVAVGQAAKRYGMVVVLGINERDGGSLYNTQLVFDADGDLVLKRRKITPTYHERMVWGQGHGDGLQVVDTAVGRLGALACWEHYNPLARYALMAQHEQIHCAQFPGSLVGDIFKEQIEVTIRHHALEAGCFVVNATSWLSPEQIQQVTTDTTLQRAIQGGCNTAIIGPEGNHLAPAITEGEGLVIADLDFSLLIKRKRMMDSVGHYSRPELLQLYVDRRSQPTMVDHPFPMPPTGEDAGLMNGADAFPNGSPTSPASPPIVT; from the coding sequence ATGATTGACTACTCGCGCACTGTTCGTGCTGCTGCTGCTCAGATTTCCCCTGTGCTTTTTAGCCGAGAAGGAACCGTTGAAAAAGTGTTGGGGGCGATCGCTGAGGCGGCCCAACAGGGAGTTCAGTTGATTGTTTTCCCCGAAACGCTGGTTCCCTACTATCCTTACTTCTCGTTTATTCAACCGCCCGTCTTGATGGGTAAAGCGCACATGCAGCTATACGAGGAGGCGGTTGTCGTTCCTAGTCCTACAACGGTTGCGGTTGGGCAAGCGGCTAAGCGCTATGGCATGGTTGTTGTATTGGGCATCAATGAGCGGGATGGCGGATCGCTCTACAATACCCAACTGGTGTTTGATGCCGATGGCGATCTTGTCCTGAAGCGCCGAAAAATTACGCCAACCTACCACGAGCGGATGGTTTGGGGGCAGGGTCATGGGGATGGATTGCAGGTCGTAGACACTGCGGTTGGGCGATTGGGGGCGTTGGCCTGTTGGGAACACTATAATCCATTGGCGCGCTATGCCCTCATGGCCCAGCACGAACAAATTCATTGCGCTCAGTTTCCAGGCTCCTTGGTGGGCGACATTTTCAAGGAACAGATCGAGGTTACTATCCGCCATCATGCGTTGGAAGCGGGATGTTTTGTGGTGAATGCGACGAGTTGGCTCTCGCCGGAGCAAATTCAACAGGTGACCACCGACACGACCTTGCAGCGGGCGATTCAGGGCGGTTGTAATACGGCCATCATTGGCCCGGAAGGCAATCATTTGGCTCCTGCCATCACTGAGGGAGAAGGCTTGGTGATTGCCGATTTAGACTTTTCGTTGCTCATCAAGCGCAAACGCATGATGGATTCTGTGGGGCACTATTCCCGACCGGAATTGCTGCAACTGTACGTTGATCGGCGATCGCAGCCTACTATGGTTGACCATCCGTTTCCCATGCCCCCCACTGGAGAGGATGCGGGACTGATGAATGGGGCAGATGCGTTCCCCAACGGTTCACCCACCTCGCCGGCTTCTCCACCGATTGTCACGTGA
- a CDS encoding MSMEG_0572/Sll0783 family nitrogen starvation response protein: MPEVTKPAHQTGDFLVDYEEKVFPDVKAEPGEKALVTFHTVAFEGSIGLVNLLQATRLLRKGFETSVLLYGPGVTLGVQRGFPKLGDEAFPGHMAMNNQIVKFMDEGGKVYACRFALQALYGHGEPSLIPGITPINPLDVLDIVLLHRKEGAFILDTWTM; this comes from the coding sequence ATGCCAGAAGTAACGAAGCCTGCACACCAAACCGGTGATTTTCTTGTTGATTATGAAGAGAAAGTCTTTCCTGATGTGAAGGCGGAACCCGGTGAAAAAGCGTTAGTTACCTTTCATACGGTGGCGTTTGAGGGATCGATTGGCTTAGTTAATTTGCTACAAGCCACCCGCTTACTTCGGAAGGGGTTTGAAACGTCTGTGTTGCTCTATGGGCCAGGGGTAACGTTGGGTGTACAGCGTGGGTTTCCAAAGCTAGGCGATGAAGCCTTCCCTGGACATATGGCCATGAATAATCAGATCGTTAAGTTTATGGATGAGGGTGGTAAAGTTTATGCTTGCCGCTTTGCATTGCAGGCGCTTTATGGTCATGGAGAACCGTCTTTGATTCCTGGTATCACGCCGATCAATCCCCTGGATGTGTTAGATATTGTACTCTTGCACCGCAAAGAAGGCGCATTTATCCTGGATACTTGGACGATGTAA
- a CDS encoding MSMEG_0570 family nitrogen starvation response protein: protein MPEIRFEIEWPDGTHETCYSPSLVVKQYLESEAEYELPDFMERSRAALQEGSNRVQAKYGFPCGLALGQLQRLEATSAKYVNQDNVKVKLLKFIE from the coding sequence GTGCCCGAAATACGGTTTGAAATAGAGTGGCCCGATGGCACTCACGAAACCTGCTACTCTCCCTCGTTAGTGGTCAAGCAGTATTTAGAATCTGAAGCAGAATACGAGTTGCCTGACTTTATGGAGCGATCGCGCGCCGCGTTGCAGGAGGGGAGCAATCGCGTGCAGGCAAAATACGGTTTTCCATGCGGACTAGCATTAGGGCAGTTACAGCGATTGGAAGCAACCTCAGCGAAATATGTGAATCAGGACAACGTTAAGGTCAAGTTACTGAAATTTATCGAGTAA
- a CDS encoding GntR family transcriptional regulator, whose protein sequence is MTFSMVSTGQEAGQPLHVFISEQLKEKIETGAYEPGERLPSEFDLGEMFGVSRTTIRKAISSLIQQGLVTTQRGKGIFVTDPHKISFSIANPLLYFDVALKQQGYTSRVQSLRFQRIPASADIKRKLDLSDQDAQVYWQEKIYYADDTPIALDITYYPDATGQALSEPLCQGFTYSTLVKHGIHLMAAKVSLESIPATYKLSEYLAVPLGLPLLVLNYVAYQSDSQKNIRSEAVSERCGNRLPAVCGKTLSRSDWTCYTAEIEVDHPDFSSLAELP, encoded by the coding sequence ATGACTTTTTCTATGGTTTCCACTGGACAAGAGGCCGGGCAACCTCTGCATGTTTTCATCTCAGAGCAACTCAAGGAAAAAATTGAGACCGGGGCCTACGAGCCCGGTGAGCGTTTGCCCAGCGAATTTGACCTAGGCGAAATGTTTGGGGTGAGCCGCACCACGATTCGCAAGGCAATCTCCAGCCTGATTCAACAGGGACTGGTGACCACCCAGCGGGGCAAGGGAATTTTTGTTACCGACCCGCATAAAATCAGCTTCTCGATAGCTAATCCACTGCTGTATTTTGATGTGGCTTTAAAGCAGCAAGGCTACACGAGTCGGGTGCAGTCGCTACGGTTTCAGCGTATCCCGGCTTCGGCAGACATCAAGCGCAAGCTGGATCTGAGCGATCAAGATGCCCAAGTTTACTGGCAAGAAAAAATATACTACGCCGATGATACCCCCATCGCCCTAGATATCACCTATTACCCCGATGCCACCGGGCAGGCTCTGTCCGAGCCGCTGTGCCAAGGGTTTACCTACAGTACCTTGGTCAAGCATGGCATTCACCTCATGGCGGCTAAGGTCAGTCTGGAGAGCATTCCCGCCACCTACAAGCTGAGCGAATATTTGGCGGTACCCTTGGGGCTGCCGCTGCTGGTACTTAACTATGTAGCCTACCAGAGCGATTCCCAGAAGAATATTCGTTCTGAAGCGGTTTCCGAACGCTGTGGGAATCGCCTGCCTGCGGTGTGCGGTAAAACCCTTTCTCGCTCCGACTGGACGTGCTACACCGCCGAGATCGAAGTTGATCACCCTGACTTCAGTTCTCTAGCAGAACTGCCGTAG
- the solA gene encoding N-methyl-L-tryptophan oxidase, producing the protein MAQHFDVIVIGAGGVGSAAAYYLSKAGKKVLLLEQFEIDHQNGSSYGYSRVIRYTYDNPIYVDLMRDAYPLWFALQEEAGEQLYVKTGGLDFGSPETDTFRRMKASLDAAELDYEHLDKADIAERYPQFALDDGMEGLFHADTGLLKASRCVLSHIRLAQERGATVIDQTPVLTVTPSEYGVEVVTEGETYHCDRIILTVGSWAKGLLAQQGINLPLKIMPCQLGFYQPGTPADFEPGKFPVFFAHMNGPYGEMPYGIPHEDPSIGLKITTFYGWDTVEKPSEVDYTPSQDWTERIRDFARQYIPDAAGPLISTRRCLYTLTPDKDFVIDQHPNYPQVVIGAGFSGHGFKFTTLMGKMLSDLAIEGQTPHNTSLFKLSRFQPVAV; encoded by the coding sequence ATGGCGCAGCATTTTGATGTGATTGTGATTGGAGCCGGTGGCGTTGGCAGCGCGGCGGCCTATTATTTGTCAAAGGCTGGGAAAAAGGTGCTGCTGCTGGAGCAATTCGAGATAGATCATCAGAACGGCAGCTCCTACGGCTATTCCCGCGTGATTCGCTACACCTATGACAACCCCATCTACGTAGATCTCATGCGGGACGCCTACCCCCTGTGGTTTGCCCTGCAAGAGGAGGCGGGGGAGCAACTGTACGTGAAAACCGGCGGACTCGACTTTGGCAGTCCTGAGACCGACACCTTCCGGCGGATGAAGGCCAGCCTGGATGCCGCCGAGCTGGACTACGAGCATCTCGACAAAGCCGACATAGCCGAACGGTATCCCCAATTTGCTCTGGATGACGGTATGGAGGGGTTGTTTCATGCCGACACGGGGCTGCTGAAGGCCTCTCGCTGCGTGCTGTCCCACATTCGCTTGGCCCAGGAGCGGGGCGCAACGGTGATTGATCAAACCCCAGTGCTGACAGTGACCCCAAGCGAATACGGTGTTGAGGTTGTGACTGAGGGGGAGACATATCACTGCGATCGCATCATTCTCACCGTCGGTAGCTGGGCCAAAGGTCTGCTTGCCCAACAGGGTATCAACCTGCCGCTGAAAATCATGCCCTGCCAACTGGGGTTCTACCAGCCCGGCACCCCTGCCGACTTTGAGCCCGGCAAGTTTCCGGTATTCTTTGCCCACATGAATGGCCCCTACGGCGAAATGCCCTACGGCATTCCCCATGAAGACCCCAGCATTGGTCTCAAAATCACCACCTTCTACGGCTGGGATACCGTCGAGAAACCCAGCGAGGTTGACTATACTCCCAGCCAGGACTGGACTGAGCGCATCCGCGACTTTGCCCGTCAGTACATTCCCGACGCTGCTGGGCCGCTGATTTCGACTCGCCGCTGCCTCTACACCCTCACCCCTGACAAAGACTTTGTGATTGACCAGCATCCCAATTATCCTCAGGTGGTGATCGGGGCAGGATTCTCAGGGCACGGATTCAAATTCACCACCCTGATGGGCAAAATGCTGTCGGATCTCGCGATTGAGGGACAGACACCTCACAACACTAGTCTGTTCAAGCTGTCGCGCTTTCAGCCGGTTGCCGTGTAG